A region of the Diorhabda sublineata isolate icDioSubl1.1 chromosome Y, icDioSubl1.1, whole genome shotgun sequence genome:
ggattgaattgaaagaaatacaaagaaaaagtaTAGATGAAatcttaaaacaattaaaagtaaTATTGTCTAATTTTGGATTACCTGCAAAGTTTATATCTGATAACAATCCCTACAACAGCTttaaatttaaagaattttgtaatcaatacAACATACAATGTGTTTTTACGAGTCCCAGGTACATAAAGTCGAATGGGTTGGCTGAAAAAGCCGTACACATATGTAAACAGTTATTAAAAAAGTGTAACAATGAAGACgaaatatttgttcatttgttaAATTACAGAGTTACACCACTATGTGGTCTTGAGGCCTCACCTTCAGAGTTATTACAAAGCAGGTTACTAAGAACAGGTTTGCCTATATCCAACAAATTATTGGAACCCAAAACCACTAACGAGTATGGGAAAAAAGTAGAAAGAAAGTTGGCAGTAAAAAGCTATCATGATAAATCTGCACGTAGCAGCTCAGATTTTAACGAAAATCAAGATATACTATTTAAATTGAAGAAGGATGGGTATTGGACACCGGGAAAAGTCTTATCAAATACTAATACTCCACGATCATACTTGGTGAGTGATGAAAATGGCAGggtttataaaagaaattcttcctttttaaaaaatacaaaaaatccaaCGGTTATAAATGCGTCAAACAACaacgaaaatataaacataaactgTAAACCTAGTAGTGCTGATGAATCAAGTGAGAACACTTGTTTGTCTAATAGAACTGATGTATATAATGAAAACGGTTGTggaactaataataataaaacggCAAATGAATGTACAAGTGTCAAGGAAGCAAATAGCAAATGCACAAGATCAGGTCGGGTCGTCAATGTACCAAATAGGTTAAGAGACTATTATACatagcgaaaaaaaaatattattattagtttcatgTCTAGTTTATAGtattagttagttagttagtatttcaattatttcagtaTAAGTCCAAAAAGGGGAGATGTTACTTATATGACACTTCACAGTGTCATGTACTAGCTTGAATGTTCTATGGTCATCTGGCAAGTGACAGTTGGGAAGCGGGAGACTTAGATAGTTAGGTTAGAACATATAGAAGAACGAAGTAAAACGTGTTCTCAAAACTAatcgtgttttatttaaataataatattaaagctAACCGGAAACACAAACCCACATCAGCGCTGCCACCGACTACAAAGACACTTGCACATCAACCAAATGAACCGGATAAAAATTTATCCGACATAACACCGAAGTATATGTTCATTGCCATGGctggtgaatttgaaaattaccatttatatattattaatgaaaattccctatggaaaattgatttgaactcGAAACTTATTCCCTCGCAACCAGAAATACTCTATGATTATTTACCTGAAGAAGTGGGTCccataattcagatttttcaaagttcttcagataatttaataGCAGTCAATGACCGTAAATACTATGTAGCAGATTTTCCCGCTCTACAAATActtgaggaaaataatttaattatacctaagaattctcaaataaacacaatgtttcaaagcaatcatgggaaaatatatgtattttataataacagtaattatattgaatttgacaaGAGCTTGAAAACTGTTCGGAATAGAggacaaataaaagatattttccctGGACTACCCACAGATGTTACAGGAGCATTCCAGTACATTGACGGACAcatgtactttttcaaaaacaccacaTACTGCAAATATAATGAGTTTACCAAAAAACTTGTTGCAGCCGGACTCTTTAATTGGAACGTGTTCGATATTCCATGTCCAAATGGAGACCTTTTAAATcaactcaaaattttattaacaaaaataatttcttttcatcaataatgttgtatattttgaaataaactcttattaaatttttttttttttttggaaattcccgAACGCCAATCTTACTTACTTACTCAAACTTTTacctattaataagaaattttttgataacgcgggaaattgataagaatatttctaaaccaaATGGACCACATGTACaggaaatagtgaaaatttattagaatactCGGAAACCATATGGACCACATTTAcaggaaattataaaattacaaaattgccgcaaataaaatattttttctagaacattctatcaCAATCGTATGGAGATGGTTAGGTTCGACTATacctcgctagatggcgctagttcgtgttttagtttatcgtttggccggcagagggcggtagtgtgTATAGActcgtgtttagtttgacgtccggccggcagagggcgctagtgtctatagaatcgggtctagtttggcgtctgaccggcaggaggagctggtgtgtatagaaatcaaacacaaatagtatttttatcaagatcaacttgcagccgctaggtacttccagtttgactattcctcgccagatggcgtaagttcgtgtttggttagtttggcgatcgatcaatagaatcgtgtttaatt
Encoded here:
- the LOC130451924 gene encoding putative E3 ubiquitin-protein ligase protein PFF1365c, coding for MNLQNGVTPLCGLEASPSELLQSRLLRTGLPISNKLLEPKTTNEYGKKVERKLAVKSYHDKSARSSSDFNENQDILFKLKKDGYWTPGKVLSNTNTPRSYLVSDENGRVYKRNSSFLKNTKNPTVINASNNNENININCKPSSADESSENTCLSNRTDVYNENGCGTNNNKTANECTSVKEANSKCTRSGRVVNVPNRLRDYYT